A genomic segment from Candidatus Methylomirabilota bacterium encodes:
- the lptB gene encoding LPS export ABC transporter ATP-binding protein, with amino-acid sequence MEGLIAQGLRKTFRSRVVVNRVSLDIHPGEVVGLLGPNGAGKTTSFYMIVGLLRPDGGRIFLEGQDVTELPMYKRCRLGMGYLPQESSVFRKLTVEENLLAILETLDLSHGERMTRLAELLAELDLTPLARHKAFTLSGGERRRLEITRALVTNPRYLLLDEPFTGIDPIAIGDIQEIVARLKERGIGVLITDHNVRETLAITDRAYILYDGRILASGTATELANNSKAREIYLGEKFSL; translated from the coding sequence ATGGAAGGCCTGATCGCCCAGGGGCTTCGCAAGACGTTTCGCAGCCGCGTGGTGGTGAACCGCGTGAGCCTGGACATCCATCCGGGCGAAGTGGTGGGGCTCCTCGGGCCCAACGGCGCGGGCAAGACCACGTCGTTCTACATGATCGTCGGCCTGCTGCGGCCCGACGGCGGCCGCATCTTCTTGGAAGGGCAGGACGTGACCGAGCTGCCCATGTACAAGCGCTGCCGCCTCGGCATGGGCTACCTGCCCCAGGAGTCGTCGGTGTTCCGCAAGCTGACCGTCGAGGAGAATCTCCTCGCGATCCTCGAGACGCTCGATCTGTCGCACGGCGAGCGGATGACCCGGCTCGCCGAGCTGCTCGCCGAGCTCGACCTCACCCCGCTGGCCCGCCACAAGGCCTTCACGCTCTCGGGCGGCGAGCGGCGGCGGCTCGAGATCACGCGGGCGCTCGTGACGAACCCGCGTTATCTCCTGCTGGACGAGCCGTTCACCGGCATCGATCCCATCGCCATCGGCGACATCCAGGAGATCGTGGCCCGGCTGAAGGAGCGGGGCATCGGAGTGCTGATCACCGACCACAACGTGCGGGAAACCCTGGCCATCACCGATCGCGCCTACATCCTCTACGACGGCCGCATCCTGGCCTCTGGCACCGCCACCGAGCTGGCCAACAACTCCAAGGCCCGCGAGATCTACCTCGGCGAGAAGTTCTCGCTCTGA
- the lptA gene encoding lipopolysaccharide transport periplasmic protein LptA, producing MRRLLAAMLGLWVAVSLVAPARAQTGTGKARPTRPAAAAPGPRAGGAQDDRDAPVTVDADQLENIQKEGLVVFSGNVVASQNNSTQWADRMEVYLDDKGDKIVRTISTGNVRIVTKDCRNGTARRAEYYDAEQRVVLIGNARVWRDDNVVTGERITIYLAEDRSLVEGGQQERVKAVFYPRNQDEAAARPKPTPGQCS from the coding sequence ATGAGACGGCTCCTCGCCGCGATGCTCGGGCTGTGGGTGGCGGTCAGCCTGGTCGCGCCCGCGCGGGCGCAGACCGGCACCGGAAAGGCTCGTCCCACGCGTCCGGCCGCGGCGGCGCCGGGGCCCCGCGCGGGCGGCGCCCAGGACGATCGCGACGCGCCGGTCACGGTCGACGCCGACCAGCTCGAGAACATCCAGAAGGAAGGGCTCGTGGTGTTCTCCGGCAACGTGGTCGCGTCGCAGAACAATTCGACCCAGTGGGCGGACCGCATGGAGGTGTACCTGGACGACAAGGGTGACAAGATCGTCCGCACCATCTCCACCGGCAACGTCCGGATCGTCACCAAGGATTGCCGCAACGGCACCGCCCGGCGCGCCGAGTACTACGACGCCGAGCAGCGCGTGGTGCTGATCGGCAACGCCCGGGTGTGGCGCGACGACAACGTCGTGACCGGCGAGCGCATCACGATCTATCTCGCCGAGGATCGCAGCCTGGTCGAGGGCGGTCAGCAGGAGCGCGTCAAGGCCGTGTTCTACCCCCGCAACCAGGACGAAGCCGCCGCCCGCCCCAAGCCCACCCCAGGGCAGTGCTCATGA
- the lptC gene encoding LPS export ABC transporter periplasmic protein LptC, with the protein MRKAPLIILMLVVVFVAAVAGVLVRRARIPRSIPTEPVATNADYRLKQIHLQEQSRDGSRWQLDAEYSETFEEQSKTTMKKVVVKVDQAGKGDKAPRSWTVTGDEGDLNQETKDIVLRGNVVLVSSDGLRLETDQLNWDADEQRAWTKDAVVIYRTGAVVRGTGFESRVSEEVTNIKGRVRATFKRGSTPGAAAAPGSS; encoded by the coding sequence ATGCGGAAGGCACCCCTCATCATCCTGATGCTCGTCGTGGTATTCGTCGCCGCAGTGGCGGGCGTGCTCGTCCGCCGCGCGCGGATCCCGCGCTCGATTCCGACGGAGCCCGTGGCCACGAACGCCGACTACCGGCTCAAGCAGATTCATCTGCAGGAGCAGAGCCGCGACGGCTCGCGCTGGCAGCTGGACGCCGAGTACTCGGAGACGTTCGAGGAGCAGAGCAAGACGACGATGAAGAAGGTGGTCGTCAAGGTCGATCAGGCCGGGAAGGGTGACAAGGCGCCACGCTCGTGGACGGTGACCGGCGACGAGGGAGATCTCAATCAGGAGACGAAGGACATCGTGCTGCGCGGCAACGTCGTGCTCGTCTCGAGCGACGGCCTGCGTCTCGAGACCGACCAGCTCAACTGGGACGCGGACGAGCAGCGCGCGTGGACGAAGGACGCGGTCGTGATCTATCGAACGGGCGCGGTCGTGCGGGGCACCGGGTTCGAATCGCGGGTGTCCGAGGAAGTGACGAACATCAAGGGGCGGGTGCGGGCGACCTTCAAGCGCGGCTCGACGCCCGGAGCCGCGGCGGCGCCGGGAAGCTCATGA
- a CDS encoding HAD-IIIA family hydrolase, with amino-acid sequence MRAAPRASRIRLLVLDVDGVLTDGGLVYRASGEETKRFHVHDGFALVAALQAGLQIAVLSGRASAAVTRRLAELGVAEVHQGVTDKVAALDSLRERLGLAPREVAVMGDDLPDLPAMARAGMALAPANAVTEIKRIAHWIARRRGGDGAVREAVEMLLKARRSWPPR; translated from the coding sequence GTGAGGGCCGCTCCGCGCGCCTCCCGCATTCGCCTGCTCGTCCTGGACGTGGACGGCGTGCTCACCGACGGGGGGCTCGTCTACCGCGCGTCCGGCGAGGAGACGAAGCGCTTCCACGTCCACGACGGCTTCGCGCTGGTCGCGGCGCTCCAGGCGGGGCTGCAGATCGCGGTGCTCTCGGGGCGCGCCTCGGCCGCGGTCACTCGCCGCCTGGCCGAGCTGGGCGTGGCCGAGGTGCACCAGGGCGTGACCGACAAGGTCGCGGCCCTGGATTCGCTCCGGGAGCGGCTCGGACTCGCGCCGCGCGAGGTCGCGGTGATGGGAGACGATCTGCCGGATCTGCCCGCGATGGCTCGCGCGGGCATGGCGCTGGCGCCGGCGAACGCGGTCACGGAGATCAAGCGGATCGCCCACTGGATCGCCCGGCGTCGAGGCGGTGACGGGGCGGTGCGGGAGGCCGTGGAGATGCTGTTAAAGGCGCGCCGTTCCTGGCCGCCGCGCTGA
- a CDS encoding KpsF/GutQ family sugar-phosphate isomerase — protein sequence MMDRARILALAERVLRLEAESVLALCPRLDDRFVAAVGVLHGCRGRVIVTGMGKSGLIARKIAATLASTGTPAYFLHPAEGVHGDLGMVAREDVVLALSNSGETDEVLAVLPALKRLGIPLILLTGSLASALARQADIVLDVAVAEEACPINLAPTSSTTAALAMGDALAMALLDVRGLGPDAYAALHPRGSLGWKSLFKVADLMHTGESMPMVSEQATMKEAIEEMSGKGLGMTTVVDGDGRLVGVVTDGDLRRQQLAHGATLLERRAAECMTRGPKVIGADELAAKALAVMEGRITSLVIVDAAGRPAGVIHVHDILRAKIV from the coding sequence ATGATGGACCGCGCTCGGATCCTCGCGCTCGCGGAGCGCGTGCTGCGCCTCGAGGCGGAGAGCGTGCTCGCGCTGTGCCCACGGCTCGACGATCGCTTCGTCGCGGCGGTGGGCGTGCTGCACGGCTGCCGCGGGCGGGTCATCGTCACCGGCATGGGCAAGTCCGGCCTCATCGCGCGCAAGATCGCAGCGACCCTCGCGAGCACGGGGACTCCCGCCTATTTCCTGCATCCCGCCGAGGGCGTGCACGGCGATCTGGGCATGGTGGCGCGCGAGGACGTGGTGCTCGCGCTCTCCAACTCCGGCGAGACCGACGAGGTCCTCGCGGTCCTGCCCGCGCTGAAGCGGCTCGGCATCCCGCTCATCCTCCTCACCGGCTCGCTCGCCTCCGCGCTGGCACGGCAGGCCGACATCGTCCTGGACGTCGCGGTGGCCGAGGAGGCGTGCCCCATCAATCTGGCGCCGACCTCGAGCACGACCGCCGCGCTCGCCATGGGCGACGCCCTGGCCATGGCCCTGCTCGACGTGCGCGGGCTCGGCCCCGACGCCTACGCGGCGCTCCACCCGCGCGGCAGCCTGGGCTGGAAGTCGCTGTTCAAGGTCGCGGACCTGATGCACACCGGCGAGTCCATGCCGATGGTGTCCGAGCAGGCCACCATGAAGGAGGCGATCGAGGAGATGAGCGGCAAGGGGCTCGGCATGACCACGGTGGTGGATGGTGACGGACGGCTCGTCGGAGTGGTCACCGACGGCGACCTGCGGCGACAGCAGCTGGCCCACGGCGCCACGCTGCTCGAGCGACGCGCCGCGGAGTGCATGACCCGCGGGCCCAAGGTCATCGGCGCCGACGAGCTGGCCGCGAAGGCCCTCGCCGTGATGGAAGGGCGCATCACCAGCCTCGTCATCGTCGACGCGGCGGGCCGGCCCGCCGGCGTCATCCACGTGCACGACATCCTGCGCGCGAAGATCGTGTGA
- the kdsA gene encoding 3-deoxy-8-phosphooctulonate synthase, whose protein sequence is MTGTRAVRIGAVTIGGGAPLAVIGGPCAIENEKHALTVAERLQRITADAGVPFIYKSSYDKANRSSIHAYRGPGLTEGLRILKKVKEETGLAVLSDVHAVSEVGPAAQVLDVLQIPAFLCRQTDLIVACARSGRPVNVKKGQFVAPRDMVNVVEKIRASGTEDLLLTERGTSFGYNNLVVDFRGLPIMRAFGYPVIFDATHSVQLPGGQGDRSGGERQYVQALARAAVAVGVDALFMEMHEDPDRTMEDGRPLSDGPNMLKLDDLPRLLDAVRAIAAGPRPR, encoded by the coding sequence GTGACCGGGACGCGGGCGGTCCGGATCGGCGCCGTCACCATCGGAGGCGGGGCGCCCCTGGCCGTGATCGGCGGGCCCTGCGCCATCGAGAACGAGAAGCACGCGCTCACGGTGGCGGAGCGCCTGCAGCGCATCACCGCCGACGCCGGCGTGCCGTTCATCTACAAGTCGTCCTACGACAAGGCCAACCGCTCCTCGATCCACGCCTACCGCGGCCCCGGTCTCACCGAGGGGCTGCGAATCTTGAAAAAGGTCAAGGAGGAGACCGGGCTCGCGGTCCTGTCCGACGTGCACGCGGTCTCCGAGGTGGGGCCGGCCGCGCAGGTGCTCGACGTGCTCCAGATTCCCGCGTTCCTCTGCCGCCAGACCGATCTCATCGTGGCGTGCGCGCGGAGCGGCCGGCCGGTGAACGTCAAGAAGGGCCAGTTCGTGGCCCCGCGCGACATGGTGAACGTGGTGGAGAAGATCCGCGCGTCGGGCACCGAGGACCTCCTGCTGACCGAGCGCGGCACCAGCTTTGGTTACAACAATTTGGTCGTCGATTTCCGCGGCCTGCCGATCATGCGCGCCTTCGGCTATCCGGTGATCTTCGACGCGACTCATTCCGTCCAGCTGCCCGGCGGGCAGGGAGACCGGTCGGGAGGCGAGCGGCAGTACGTCCAGGCGCTGGCGCGCGCCGCGGTGGCGGTCGGGGTCGACGCCCTGTTCATGGAGATGCACGAGGACCCGGATCGCACGATGGAGGATGGCCGGCCGCTGTCCGACGGCCCCAACATGCTCAAGCTGGACGATCTGCCGCGGCTGCTCGACGCGGTGCGGGCCATCGCGGCGGGCCCCCGGCCCCGATGA
- a CDS encoding CTP synthase, translated as MTTRYIFVTGGVVSSLGKGLAAASIGSLLEARGFRVTLQKMDPYINVDAGTMSPYQHGEVYVTDDGGETDLDLGHYERFTSARMTRDNNVTTGKVYGTVIEKERRGDYLGRTVQVIPHITDQIKASIRKVGAGMDVVIIEIGGTVGDIEGLPFLEAVRQFKKDVGKDNVIYVHLTLVPFIQAAQELKTKATQHSVKELRAIGIQPDVLLCRTAKDHPLTPSTKSKIALFCDVEEEAVIAARDVDTIYEVPLAFHDQGLDESIVKLLGLPARPIDLSRWEEIVRRVKAPRRRCRVGVVGKYIEVKDSYKSLYEALAHGGIAHEAAVDVVWVDAERIEREGLAGHVAGLDGILVPGGFGDRGIEGKIQAIRYAREQRLPYFGICLGMQCAVIEYARHVCGLDGANSTEFSPTPAHNVIDLLPEQRHVRDKGGTMRLGLYPVLLSEGTTASKAYGQGLIEERHRHRYEVNNDYLARLEKNGLRISGIWAEKQLVEIIELPDHPWFVAGQFHPEFRSRPWEPHPLFAAFIKAALDHQGGA; from the coding sequence GTGACGACCAGATACATCTTCGTGACGGGTGGCGTCGTGTCCTCGCTGGGCAAGGGACTGGCCGCGGCGTCGATCGGCTCCCTGCTCGAGGCGCGCGGCTTCCGAGTCACGCTGCAGAAGATGGATCCCTACATCAACGTGGACGCGGGGACGATGAGTCCCTACCAGCACGGCGAGGTCTACGTGACCGACGACGGCGGCGAGACCGACCTCGACCTCGGTCACTACGAGCGCTTCACCTCCGCGCGGATGACCCGGGACAACAACGTCACCACCGGGAAGGTCTACGGGACCGTGATCGAGAAGGAGCGCCGGGGCGACTACCTGGGACGCACCGTGCAGGTCATCCCGCACATCACCGACCAGATCAAGGCGTCGATCCGCAAGGTGGGCGCCGGGATGGACGTGGTGATCATCGAGATCGGCGGCACCGTCGGCGACATCGAGGGTCTGCCCTTCCTCGAAGCGGTCCGCCAGTTCAAGAAGGACGTGGGCAAGGACAACGTCATCTACGTCCACCTCACGCTGGTGCCGTTCATCCAGGCCGCCCAGGAGCTGAAGACCAAGGCGACCCAGCACTCGGTGAAGGAGCTGCGGGCCATCGGTATCCAACCCGACGTCCTGCTGTGCCGGACCGCCAAGGATCATCCGCTCACGCCGTCCACCAAGTCCAAGATCGCGCTCTTCTGCGACGTCGAGGAGGAGGCGGTGATCGCGGCCCGCGACGTCGACACCATCTACGAGGTGCCGCTGGCCTTCCACGACCAGGGTCTGGACGAGTCCATCGTCAAGCTGCTGGGGCTGCCCGCGCGGCCGATCGATCTCTCCCGCTGGGAGGAGATCGTGCGTCGGGTGAAGGCACCGCGCCGGCGCTGCCGCGTCGGGGTGGTGGGCAAGTACATCGAGGTGAAGGACTCCTACAAGAGTCTCTACGAGGCGCTGGCCCACGGGGGCATCGCCCACGAGGCCGCGGTGGACGTGGTGTGGGTCGACGCCGAGCGCATCGAGCGCGAGGGGCTGGCCGGCCACGTGGCCGGGCTCGACGGCATCCTGGTGCCGGGCGGCTTCGGGGACCGGGGCATCGAGGGGAAGATCCAGGCGATCCGCTACGCGCGCGAGCAGCGGCTGCCCTATTTCGGGATCTGCCTGGGCATGCAGTGCGCGGTGATCGAGTACGCGCGGCATGTGTGCGGGCTCGACGGCGCCAACTCCACCGAGTTCAGTCCGACCCCGGCCCACAACGTGATCGACCTGCTGCCCGAGCAGCGCCACGTCCGGGACAAGGGCGGCACCATGCGGCTCGGGCTCTACCCGGTGCTGCTGAGCGAGGGCACCACCGCCTCGAAGGCCTACGGCCAGGGGCTGATCGAGGAGCGTCACCGGCACCGTTACGAGGTCAACAACGACTACCTGGCCCGGCTGGAGAAGAACGGGCTCCGCATCTCCGGGATCTGGGCCGAGAAGCAGCTGGTGGAGATCATCGAGCTGCCCGATCATCCGTGGTTCGTCGCCGGCCAGTTCCATCCCGAGTTCCGCTCGCGGCCGTGGGAGCCGCACCCGCTCTTCGCGGCCTTCATCAAGGCCGCGCTCGATCACCAGGGCGGCGCGTGA
- the xerD gene encoding site-specific tyrosine recombinase XerD, with protein sequence MSEPLIDEYLGSLQVERGAALNTLLAYRRDLAGFERFLAHERRRLDAVAVSDLSRYLATLRRRGLGSRSVARHLSAVRGLYRFLLDGRHITRDPTEHLDSPRPARRLPRTLSIEDTTALVEAPDTRRPDGLRDRAMLELLYACGLRASEALGLRVEDVNFAAGYVTVTGKGNRQRLVPAGAQALDWVRRYCTTVRPRQVRRECSALFLNRSGGSMSRQALWNLIRRAARRAAIRTVVSPHTLRHSFASHLLERGADLRSVQAMLGHADISTTQIYTHLPSSVVHDMYRKFHPRARARRAARAG encoded by the coding sequence GTGTCGGAGCCGCTGATCGACGAGTATCTCGGGAGTCTTCAGGTGGAGCGCGGGGCCGCGCTGAACACACTCCTGGCCTACCGGCGCGATCTCGCGGGCTTCGAGCGGTTCCTGGCTCACGAGCGGCGTCGCCTCGACGCGGTGGCGGTGAGCGATCTCTCGCGGTATCTGGCCACGCTGCGCCGCCGCGGGCTCGGCAGCCGCAGCGTGGCGAGGCATCTCTCGGCGGTGCGCGGCCTCTATCGGTTCCTGCTGGACGGCCGGCACATCACCCGTGATCCCACCGAGCATCTGGACAGTCCGCGGCCGGCCCGTCGGCTGCCGCGCACGCTCTCGATCGAGGACACCACCGCGCTCGTCGAGGCGCCCGACACCCGCCGGCCCGACGGGCTCCGGGACCGCGCGATGCTGGAGCTGCTCTACGCGTGCGGGCTGCGCGCCTCGGAAGCGCTCGGGCTCCGCGTGGAGGACGTGAACTTCGCGGCCGGCTACGTGACCGTGACCGGGAAGGGGAACCGGCAGCGTCTCGTGCCGGCGGGGGCGCAGGCGCTCGACTGGGTGCGGCGCTATTGCACGACGGTGCGGCCGCGACAGGTCCGCCGCGAGTGCTCCGCGCTGTTCCTGAACCGCTCCGGGGGGTCGATGTCGCGGCAGGCGCTCTGGAACCTGATCCGCCGCGCGGCCCGCCGCGCCGCCATCCGCACCGTGGTGTCGCCGCACACGCTGCGCCACTCGTTCGCCAGCCACCTGCTCGAGCGGGGCGCCGACCTGCGATCGGTGCAGGCCATGCTCGGACACGCGGATATCTCCACCACGCAGATCTACACGCATCTGCCCTCGAGCGTGGTCCACGACATGTACCGGAAGTTCCACCCGCGAGCGCGCGCCCGGCGTGCCGCGAGGGCCGGCTGA
- the murJ gene encoding murein biosynthesis integral membrane protein MurJ, with the protein MSESADAQEHVQRGVVSAVGSIGAATLASRVLGYVRDMVVAHTFGAGPVTDAFLVAFRIPNLLRRLLAEGALSTAVIPVFTETLTQGGPGAFARLARAAAGAAIVVLCVVSALGALLAPQVVAVMAPGWRADSALFDLAVSLTRVMFPYLVLVGLAALAMGALNAHHRFFTAALGPAVLNVAMIVAVLGLAGYTTPPIMALAVGVLVGGLGQLLVQLPELRRLGIPLVPSREWRHPGVRRIAHRLWPAVFALAAVQITVVVNTLLASLLPAGTVSYLYYADRVMEFPLGIFGIALATAALPSMSRQAARRELTALRATLEWALRMSAFVAVPATVGLLILGGPIVRLLFQRGEFSAADGVLTAQALAGYAVGLPAFSATRIAAQTFYALGDTRTPVLVGFVSVAVNVVLALLLMWPLQHVGLALASSLSSYVNLLGLCWLLRRRLDGPRVAEVGPSLARTVAASGVLALWCLAISGLVPGVPLPIGRGLPWLVVALAGGVVVYVLVAGALRSVELSTLLGMLRRGRSTLPPPGSR; encoded by the coding sequence GTGAGCGAGTCGGCCGACGCCCAGGAGCACGTCCAGCGCGGAGTCGTGAGCGCGGTCGGCTCGATCGGAGCCGCCACCCTGGCGAGCCGCGTGCTCGGCTACGTGCGCGACATGGTGGTGGCACACACCTTCGGCGCGGGCCCCGTCACCGACGCGTTCCTGGTCGCCTTCCGGATCCCGAATCTCCTGCGGCGGCTGCTCGCGGAGGGCGCGCTCTCCACCGCGGTCATCCCGGTGTTCACCGAGACCCTGACCCAGGGGGGCCCGGGCGCCTTCGCGCGGCTCGCCCGCGCGGCGGCCGGCGCGGCCATCGTCGTGCTCTGCGTGGTGTCGGCGCTCGGGGCGCTGCTCGCTCCGCAGGTGGTCGCGGTGATGGCGCCGGGCTGGCGGGCCGATTCCGCGCTGTTCGATCTCGCGGTGAGCCTGACCCGGGTGATGTTCCCGTATCTGGTGCTGGTCGGTCTCGCCGCGCTCGCCATGGGTGCCCTCAACGCGCACCATCGCTTCTTCACCGCCGCCCTCGGGCCGGCGGTCCTCAACGTGGCCATGATCGTGGCGGTGCTCGGCCTGGCCGGCTACACCACGCCCCCGATCATGGCTCTCGCGGTGGGCGTCCTGGTGGGCGGCCTCGGTCAGCTCCTCGTGCAGCTCCCCGAGCTGCGCCGTCTCGGGATCCCCCTGGTGCCGTCACGAGAGTGGCGCCATCCCGGGGTGAGGCGGATCGCGCACCGCCTGTGGCCGGCGGTATTCGCGCTGGCCGCAGTGCAGATCACGGTGGTGGTGAACACCCTGCTCGCCTCGCTCCTGCCCGCGGGCACCGTCTCGTACCTCTACTATGCGGACCGGGTCATGGAGTTCCCGCTCGGGATCTTCGGCATCGCCCTGGCCACCGCGGCCCTGCCCAGCATGTCGCGGCAGGCGGCGCGCCGCGAGCTCACCGCGCTCCGCGCCACGCTGGAGTGGGCGCTGCGGATGTCCGCGTTCGTGGCGGTGCCCGCCACGGTCGGGCTGCTGATCCTGGGCGGCCCCATCGTGCGGCTCCTCTTCCAGCGCGGCGAGTTCAGCGCCGCCGACGGCGTGCTGACCGCGCAGGCGCTGGCCGGCTACGCGGTGGGCCTGCCCGCGTTCTCGGCCACGCGCATCGCGGCCCAGACGTTCTACGCCCTCGGCGACACCCGGACGCCGGTGCTGGTGGGCTTCGTGTCGGTCGCGGTCAACGTGGTGCTCGCGCTCCTCCTCATGTGGCCGTTGCAGCACGTGGGCCTGGCCCTGGCCTCGTCCCTGTCGTCGTACGTCAACCTGCTCGGCCTCTGCTGGCTCCTGCGACGCCGCCTCGACGGGCCGCGGGTCGCCGAGGTGGGACCGTCGCTCGCGCGCACGGTCGCCGCATCCGGGGTGCTCGCGCTCTGGTGTCTCGCCATCAGCGGTCTCGTGCCCGGGGTCCCGCTGCCGATCGGGCGCGGACTGCCGTGGCTGGTGGTGGCGCTCGCGGGGGGAGTGGTCGTCTACGTGCTCGTGGCGGGCGCGCTGCGCTCGGTCGAGCTCTCGACGCTGCTCGGGATGTTGCGGCGCGGCCGCTCCACCTTGCCTCCGCCCGGGAGCCGATGA
- the rpsT gene encoding 30S ribosomal protein S20, producing MANTPSARKRIRQNEKRRLRNRAVRSAVRSSVKGAREALASKGTDSAAAVSDAIRALDRAVTKGILHRNTAARRKSALVRTLNARA from the coding sequence GTGGCCAATACCCCGTCCGCGCGGAAGCGGATCCGACAGAACGAGAAACGCCGCCTCCGGAACCGGGCGGTGCGCAGCGCGGTGCGTTCGAGCGTGAAGGGCGCGCGCGAGGCGCTCGCGAGCAAGGGCACCGACTCCGCCGCCGCGGTGAGCGATGCCATTCGTGCGCTCGACCGCGCGGTGACGAAGGGCATCCTCCACCGCAACACCGCCGCGCGACGCAAGTCCGCGCTCGTTCGCACGCTCAACGCCCGGGCTTGA
- a CDS encoding neutral/alkaline non-lysosomal ceramidase N-terminal domain-containing protein, with the protein MTARARRALAGLVLLATATAAPAAAAPAGLLAGAASVTVDLPDDTPLAGYGGFPRRAWLPDVFGQHPDTFWFRPSRGVHDPIKARALVLEAAGGRVLWITVDLIGMDASLVSDLRARLDQLGLRYSAVVAAASHTHSGPGAFARSDLFGFIAVDRESPRVRGRLFSAMEEAARQAERRKRPATVGTGRSEIAGLTDSRVHEPLDPELGVLKVMGTDARPIAVVWNYAIHGTALGRENFKLSGDVMGDAAARIEEQLGAPALFVNGAEGDVSPRQRGWDGVAAIGKALSAGVLAAWPRIAPDPVQRLTAAVETAALPAPGLELRNCLGGWIPRGTRLGLRAALPASADVVAVGVGRSAWVAIPGELDTQLGQEIKAAGRGRFAHTFVAGLANGYLGYFVSAEHFRTPSYISCGSLYGERGGEILRGAAVTALHELAERRLARLVKPGR; encoded by the coding sequence GTGACGGCGCGCGCCCGGCGCGCACTCGCCGGCCTCGTCCTGCTGGCGACGGCGACCGCGGCGCCCGCGGCCGCGGCACCCGCCGGGCTCCTCGCGGGCGCGGCCAGCGTGACGGTGGACCTACCCGACGACACGCCGCTGGCCGGCTACGGCGGCTTCCCCCGCCGCGCGTGGCTCCCCGACGTCTTTGGACAGCATCCCGACACCTTCTGGTTCCGCCCGAGCCGCGGGGTCCACGATCCCATCAAGGCGAGGGCCCTCGTGCTCGAGGCGGCCGGGGGGCGCGTGCTCTGGATCACCGTCGACCTGATCGGCATGGACGCGAGCCTGGTATCCGATTTGCGCGCGCGGCTCGATCAGCTGGGCCTGCGCTACTCCGCGGTGGTGGCGGCGGCCTCGCACACCCACTCCGGGCCCGGCGCCTTCGCCCGCTCGGACCTCTTCGGCTTCATCGCGGTGGATCGCGAGTCACCGCGGGTCCGCGGGCGTCTCTTCTCGGCGATGGAGGAGGCGGCGCGTCAGGCCGAGCGCCGCAAGCGGCCCGCCACGGTGGGCACCGGACGGAGCGAGATCGCCGGGCTGACCGACAGCCGCGTGCACGAGCCGCTCGATCCGGAGCTGGGCGTGCTCAAGGTGATGGGCACCGACGCCCGTCCGATCGCGGTCGTCTGGAACTACGCCATCCACGGCACCGCGCTCGGCCGGGAGAACTTCAAGCTGTCGGGCGACGTGATGGGCGACGCGGCCGCGCGCATCGAGGAGCAGCTCGGAGCGCCCGCCCTGTTCGTCAACGGCGCCGAGGGCGACGTGAGCCCGCGCCAGCGGGGCTGGGACGGCGTGGCCGCCATCGGCAAGGCGCTCTCCGCGGGCGTGCTCGCCGCGTGGCCGCGCATCGCGCCGGATCCGGTGCAGCGGCTCACCGCCGCGGTCGAGACTGCCGCGCTCCCCGCACCCGGGCTCGAGCTGCGCAACTGCCTGGGCGGCTGGATCCCGCGCGGCACGCGGCTCGGCCTGCGCGCGGCGCTCCCCGCCTCCGCCGACGTGGTGGCGGTCGGGGTCGGCCGCTCGGCGTGGGTGGCGATCCCCGGCGAGCTCGACACGCAGCTCGGCCAGGAGATCAAGGCCGCGGGGCGCGGGCGCTTCGCCCACACCTTCGTGGCGGGGCTGGCCAACGGCTACCTGGGCTACTTCGTGAGCGCCGAGCATTTCCGCACGCCGAGCTACATCTCGTGCGGCAGCCTCTACGGCGAGCGGGGCGGGGAGATCCTACGGGGCGCCGCGGTCACCGCTCTGCACGAGCTGGCCGAGCGGCGACTCGCCCGGCTGGTCAAGCCCGGGCGTTGA